From a region of the Salvelinus alpinus chromosome 2, SLU_Salpinus.1, whole genome shotgun sequence genome:
- the LOC139544551 gene encoding target of Myb1 membrane trafficking protein-like isoform X1: protein MEFLIGSPFSSPVGQRIERATSAALHSEDWALNMEICDIINETDEGPKDAVKAIKKRIVGNRSFREIMLALTVLEACVKNCGHRFHVLVASQDFVEGVLVRAILPKNNPPTTLHDRVLSLIQAWADAFRSSPSLGGVVCVYEDLRRRGLEFPMTDLDALSPIHTPLRSIPENDSSVTVPAPPPQSQTPRGPAAPAASSPTQAALTAVPPQLSDGPISISPEQAQKLRVDLALVRGNLTVMTEMLNQLTPGQNQQEDSELLQQLYQVCREMQSRVVELIPRLVDEGLIEELLVVNDDLNNAFIRYDRFDRLNKAQRTATEQQTPARANLIDLSPVPQSLSQPATTSVAASQPAFSAPSNQWQAANHSAPEEDEFDMFAQTRGSSLADQRKSMRYEDPGAVEGLAGALDTRLQVTGAIPSSKPSPKNSTLEDVDRWLSADTETQPEAGDREGLTSEEFDKFLEERAKVADHIPSTRSLPPVSSRPPPQSARPQESSHDQLFSL from the exons ATGGAGTTTCTCATAGGAAGCCCCTTTTCTTCTCCTGTTGGACAAAGAATTG AACGAGCCACCAGCGCCGCGCTGCATTCAGAAGACTGGGCCCTTAACATGGAGATATGTGACATCATCAACGAGACAGACGAAGG ACCCAAAGATGCAGTCAAAGCCATAAAGAAGAGGATTGTTGGTAATAGGAGCTTCAGGGAGATCATGTTGGCTTTGACA GTTCTGGAGGCATGTGTAAAGAACTGTGGCCACCGGTTCCATGTTCTAGTGGCGTCCCAGGACTTTGTGGAGGGGGTTCTGGTCCGAGCCATCCTGCCCAAGAACAACCCTCCCACCACCCTGCACGACCGGGTGCTGAGCCTCATACAG gcgTGGGCCGATGCGTTCCGTAGCTCTCCCTCTCTGGGAGGTGTGGTCTGTGTGTACGAGGATCTGAGGAGGCGGGGCCTGGAGTTCCCTATGACCGACCTGGACGCCCTCTCCCCCATCCACACCCCCCTCAGG AGCATTCCAGAGAACGACTCCTCTGTTACAGTGCCAGCTCCACCACCTCAGAGTCAGACTCCCCGTGGCCCTGCTGCCCCTGCTGCCTCGTCCCCTACCCAGGCTGCATTGACTGCTGTGCCCCCACAACTCAGCGATGGacccatctccatctctcctgaACAG GCCCAGAAGCTGAGAGTTGACCTGGCTCTGGTCAGGGGGAACCTGACTGTGATGACTGAGATGTTGAACCAGTTGACGCCTGGACAGAACCAGCAGGAGGACTCTGAGCTACTGcag CAGTTGTACCAGGTGTGTAGGGAGATGCAGAGCCGTGTGGTGGAGCTGATCCCCAGGCTGGTGGACGAGGGCCTCATAGAGGAGCTGCTGGTCGTCAACGATGACTTAAACAATGCCTTCATCCGCTACGACAG GTTTGACAGACTCAATAAGGCCCAGAGAACAGCTACAGAGCAG CAGACTCCTGCCAGGGCCAACCTCATTGACCTCAGCCCTGTGCCCCAGTCCCTCAGCCAACCAGCAACCACCTCTGTGGCCGCCAGCCAACCCGCATTCAGCGCTCCCTCCAATCAGTGGCAGGCAGCCAACCACA GTGCACCAGAGGAGGACGAGTTTGACATGTTTGCCCAGACCAGGGGCAGCTCTCTGGCCGATCAGAGGAAGAG TATGCGGTACGAGGACCCAGGAGCAGTGGAAGGACTGGCTGGAGCCCTGGACACCAGGTTACAGGTCACTGGAGCG atTCCTTCGTCTAAGCCTAGCCCTAAGAACTCCACCCTGGAAGACGTTGACAGATGGCTGTCTGCGGACACAGAAACG CAACCAGAGGCTGGGGACAGGGAAGGTCTGACCAGTGAGG agtTTGACAAGTTTCTGGAGGAAAGGGCGAAGGTGGCCGACCACATTCCCTCAACACGCAGCCTGCCCCCCGTCTCGTCCAGGCCCCCGCCACAATCTGCCCGGCCACAGGAGAGCTCCCATGACCAGCTTTTCTCACTCTGA
- the bglapl gene encoding bone gamma-carboxyglutamate (gla) protein, like — MKSLTLLTICAVLSVSLSMNDLAPDVVLDPAPDPAAEPAPAADSSASSSASSSSSSASDSSASASDSSDSDSSSSSSESSSSESASAEVTAEDPAAATEPDVIMKRDLASVLLRRKRAAGPAAAAFTLTQVESLSEVCELNLACEHMAETTGIVSAYTAYYGPPPF, encoded by the exons ATGAAGTCTCTGACTCTCCTGACCATTTGTGCCGTTCTGTCGGTCTCCCTGTCCATGAACG ATCTGGCTCCTGATGTGGTTCTCGATCCTGCTCCTGACCCTGCCGCTGAACCAGCACCAGCCGCAGACTCCTCCGCATCTTCATcagcttcctcctcttcctcctcggcCTCCGACTCATCAGCCTCTGCCTCAGACTCCTCGGACTCGgactcttcctcatcctcttcaGAGTCTTCTTCTTCAGAGTCAGCTAGTGCTGAAG ttacGGCGGAGGACCCAGCTGCAGCTACAGAGCCAGACGTGATTATGAAGAGAGACCTGGCCTCAGTGCTGCTGAGGAGGAAGAGGGCGGCTGGACCTGCAGCTGCTGCCTTCACCCTCACCCAGGTGGAGAG tCTGAGTGAGGTGTGCGAGCTCAACCTGGCCTGTGAGCACATGGCGGAGACAACAGGCATCGTTTCAGCATACACCGCATACTATGGACCACCtcccttctaa
- the LOC139544551 gene encoding target of Myb1 membrane trafficking protein-like isoform X2 — protein sequence MEFLIGSPFSSPVGQRIERATSAALHSEDWALNMEICDIINETDEGPKDAVKAIKKRIVGNRSFREIMLALTVLEACVKNCGHRFHVLVASQDFVEGVLVRAILPKNNPPTTLHDRVLSLIQAWADAFRSSPSLGGVVCVYEDLRRRGLEFPMTDLDALSPIHTPLRSIPENDSSVTVPAPPPQSQTPRGPAAPAASSPTQAALTAVPPQLSDGPISISPEQAQKLRVDLALVRGNLTVMTEMLNQLTPGQNQQEDSELLQQLYQVCREMQSRVVELIPRLVDEGLIEELLVVNDDLNNAFIRYDRFDRLNKAQRTATEQTPARANLIDLSPVPQSLSQPATTSVAASQPAFSAPSNQWQAANHSAPEEDEFDMFAQTRGSSLADQRKSMRYEDPGAVEGLAGALDTRLQVTGAIPSSKPSPKNSTLEDVDRWLSADTETQPEAGDREGLTSEEFDKFLEERAKVADHIPSTRSLPPVSSRPPPQSARPQESSHDQLFSL from the exons ATGGAGTTTCTCATAGGAAGCCCCTTTTCTTCTCCTGTTGGACAAAGAATTG AACGAGCCACCAGCGCCGCGCTGCATTCAGAAGACTGGGCCCTTAACATGGAGATATGTGACATCATCAACGAGACAGACGAAGG ACCCAAAGATGCAGTCAAAGCCATAAAGAAGAGGATTGTTGGTAATAGGAGCTTCAGGGAGATCATGTTGGCTTTGACA GTTCTGGAGGCATGTGTAAAGAACTGTGGCCACCGGTTCCATGTTCTAGTGGCGTCCCAGGACTTTGTGGAGGGGGTTCTGGTCCGAGCCATCCTGCCCAAGAACAACCCTCCCACCACCCTGCACGACCGGGTGCTGAGCCTCATACAG gcgTGGGCCGATGCGTTCCGTAGCTCTCCCTCTCTGGGAGGTGTGGTCTGTGTGTACGAGGATCTGAGGAGGCGGGGCCTGGAGTTCCCTATGACCGACCTGGACGCCCTCTCCCCCATCCACACCCCCCTCAGG AGCATTCCAGAGAACGACTCCTCTGTTACAGTGCCAGCTCCACCACCTCAGAGTCAGACTCCCCGTGGCCCTGCTGCCCCTGCTGCCTCGTCCCCTACCCAGGCTGCATTGACTGCTGTGCCCCCACAACTCAGCGATGGacccatctccatctctcctgaACAG GCCCAGAAGCTGAGAGTTGACCTGGCTCTGGTCAGGGGGAACCTGACTGTGATGACTGAGATGTTGAACCAGTTGACGCCTGGACAGAACCAGCAGGAGGACTCTGAGCTACTGcag CAGTTGTACCAGGTGTGTAGGGAGATGCAGAGCCGTGTGGTGGAGCTGATCCCCAGGCTGGTGGACGAGGGCCTCATAGAGGAGCTGCTGGTCGTCAACGATGACTTAAACAATGCCTTCATCCGCTACGACAG GTTTGACAGACTCAATAAGGCCCAGAGAACAGCTACAGAGCAG ACTCCTGCCAGGGCCAACCTCATTGACCTCAGCCCTGTGCCCCAGTCCCTCAGCCAACCAGCAACCACCTCTGTGGCCGCCAGCCAACCCGCATTCAGCGCTCCCTCCAATCAGTGGCAGGCAGCCAACCACA GTGCACCAGAGGAGGACGAGTTTGACATGTTTGCCCAGACCAGGGGCAGCTCTCTGGCCGATCAGAGGAAGAG TATGCGGTACGAGGACCCAGGAGCAGTGGAAGGACTGGCTGGAGCCCTGGACACCAGGTTACAGGTCACTGGAGCG atTCCTTCGTCTAAGCCTAGCCCTAAGAACTCCACCCTGGAAGACGTTGACAGATGGCTGTCTGCGGACACAGAAACG CAACCAGAGGCTGGGGACAGGGAAGGTCTGACCAGTGAGG agtTTGACAAGTTTCTGGAGGAAAGGGCGAAGGTGGCCGACCACATTCCCTCAACACGCAGCCTGCCCCCCGTCTCGTCCAGGCCCCCGCCACAATCTGCCCGGCCACAGGAGAGCTCCCATGACCAGCTTTTCTCACTCTGA
- the LOC139544551 gene encoding target of Myb1 membrane trafficking protein-like isoform X3 produces the protein MLTERATSAALHSEDWALNMEICDIINETDEGPKDAVKAIKKRIVGNRSFREIMLALTVLEACVKNCGHRFHVLVASQDFVEGVLVRAILPKNNPPTTLHDRVLSLIQAWADAFRSSPSLGGVVCVYEDLRRRGLEFPMTDLDALSPIHTPLRSIPENDSSVTVPAPPPQSQTPRGPAAPAASSPTQAALTAVPPQLSDGPISISPEQAQKLRVDLALVRGNLTVMTEMLNQLTPGQNQQEDSELLQQLYQVCREMQSRVVELIPRLVDEGLIEELLVVNDDLNNAFIRYDRFDRLNKAQRTATEQQTPARANLIDLSPVPQSLSQPATTSVAASQPAFSAPSNQWQAANHSAPEEDEFDMFAQTRGSSLADQRKSMRYEDPGAVEGLAGALDTRLQVTGAIPSSKPSPKNSTLEDVDRWLSADTETQPEAGDREGLTSEEFDKFLEERAKVADHIPSTRSLPPVSSRPPPQSARPQESSHDQLFSL, from the exons ATGTTGACAGAACGAGCCACCAGCGCCGCGCTGCATTCAGAAGACTGGGCCCTTAACATGGAGATATGTGACATCATCAACGAGACAGACGAAGG ACCCAAAGATGCAGTCAAAGCCATAAAGAAGAGGATTGTTGGTAATAGGAGCTTCAGGGAGATCATGTTGGCTTTGACA GTTCTGGAGGCATGTGTAAAGAACTGTGGCCACCGGTTCCATGTTCTAGTGGCGTCCCAGGACTTTGTGGAGGGGGTTCTGGTCCGAGCCATCCTGCCCAAGAACAACCCTCCCACCACCCTGCACGACCGGGTGCTGAGCCTCATACAG gcgTGGGCCGATGCGTTCCGTAGCTCTCCCTCTCTGGGAGGTGTGGTCTGTGTGTACGAGGATCTGAGGAGGCGGGGCCTGGAGTTCCCTATGACCGACCTGGACGCCCTCTCCCCCATCCACACCCCCCTCAGG AGCATTCCAGAGAACGACTCCTCTGTTACAGTGCCAGCTCCACCACCTCAGAGTCAGACTCCCCGTGGCCCTGCTGCCCCTGCTGCCTCGTCCCCTACCCAGGCTGCATTGACTGCTGTGCCCCCACAACTCAGCGATGGacccatctccatctctcctgaACAG GCCCAGAAGCTGAGAGTTGACCTGGCTCTGGTCAGGGGGAACCTGACTGTGATGACTGAGATGTTGAACCAGTTGACGCCTGGACAGAACCAGCAGGAGGACTCTGAGCTACTGcag CAGTTGTACCAGGTGTGTAGGGAGATGCAGAGCCGTGTGGTGGAGCTGATCCCCAGGCTGGTGGACGAGGGCCTCATAGAGGAGCTGCTGGTCGTCAACGATGACTTAAACAATGCCTTCATCCGCTACGACAG GTTTGACAGACTCAATAAGGCCCAGAGAACAGCTACAGAGCAG CAGACTCCTGCCAGGGCCAACCTCATTGACCTCAGCCCTGTGCCCCAGTCCCTCAGCCAACCAGCAACCACCTCTGTGGCCGCCAGCCAACCCGCATTCAGCGCTCCCTCCAATCAGTGGCAGGCAGCCAACCACA GTGCACCAGAGGAGGACGAGTTTGACATGTTTGCCCAGACCAGGGGCAGCTCTCTGGCCGATCAGAGGAAGAG TATGCGGTACGAGGACCCAGGAGCAGTGGAAGGACTGGCTGGAGCCCTGGACACCAGGTTACAGGTCACTGGAGCG atTCCTTCGTCTAAGCCTAGCCCTAAGAACTCCACCCTGGAAGACGTTGACAGATGGCTGTCTGCGGACACAGAAACG CAACCAGAGGCTGGGGACAGGGAAGGTCTGACCAGTGAGG agtTTGACAAGTTTCTGGAGGAAAGGGCGAAGGTGGCCGACCACATTCCCTCAACACGCAGCCTGCCCCCCGTCTCGTCCAGGCCCCCGCCACAATCTGCCCGGCCACAGGAGAGCTCCCATGACCAGCTTTTCTCACTCTGA
- the LOC139567892 gene encoding autotransporter adhesin BpaC-like, with amino-acid sequence MRIMAVSFEMSLRISWICCLLIGGITCYPPPKGNYRYIPQNQLKRTGHNAAEATGSRASAGEAATRNASASVTTGANTLGGATGSRASAAEAVTHNASASITTGPNTLAEATCHNASSSATTGPNTLGEAAGHSASAAEATGHSAAQAATHNASASVTTGPNTLGEATGYNATTSLTTGSNTLGEANGHSASEAIGHHASAAEATGHSATQAATRNASEAATHNASASVTTGPNTLAEATGHNASSSATTGPNTLGEAAGHGASAAEATRHSATQAATRNASEAATHNASASVTTGPNTLGEATGHNASTSVRTGPNTLGEANGHSASEATGHHASAAEATGHSATQAATRNASEAATHNASASVTTGPNTLGEATGHNASSKFTIGTNALGEVSDSRSSAEAATHNASASVTTGPNTVAEAIGHSASSSATTSPNTLGEATGHFASSSAESGSKASAGATGALASAGATGALASAGATGALASAGATGALASAGATGALASAGATGALASAGATGALASAGATGALASAGATGALASAGATGALASAGATGALASAGATGALASAGATGALASAGATGALASAGATGALASAGATGHLASAGATGHLASAGATGLEQEGQLLKQHGF; translated from the exons ATGAGAATAATGGCAGTGAGTTTTGAAATGTCTTTGAG aattTCTTGGATTTGTTGCCTGCTAATTGGAGGGATAACCTGTTATCCTCCACCTAAAG GTAATTATAGATATATTCCCCAAAATCAATTAAAAAGAACTGGCCACAATGCAGCGGAAGCTACCGGCTCCCGTGCCTCGGCAGGTGAAGCAGCCACCCGTAATGCCTCAGCAAGCGTCACGACTGGCGCAAATACCTTAGGTGGAGCAACCGGATCCCGTGCCTCAGCAGCAGAAGCAGTCACCCACAATGCCTCAGCAAGCATCACAACTGGCCCAAATACCTTAGCTGAAGCAACGTGCCACAATGCTTCATCAAGCGCCACGACTGGCCCAAATACCTTAGGTGAAGCAGCTGGCCACAGTGCCTCGGCAGCGGAAGCAACTGGACACAGTGCCGCGCAAGCGGCAACCCATAATGCCTCAGCAAGCGTCACGACTGGCCCAAATACCTTAGGTGAAGCAACTGGCTACAATGCTACAACAAGCCTCACGACTGGCTCAAATACCTTAGGTGAAGCAAATGGCCACAGTGCCTCGGAAGCAATTGGCCACCATGCCTCGGCAGCGGAAGCAACTGGACACAGTGCCACGCAAGCGGCCACCCGTAATGCCTCGGAAGCAGCCACCCACAATGCCTCAGCTAGTGTCACGACTGGCCCAAATACCTTAGCTGAAGCAACTGGCCACAATGCTTCATCAAGCGCTACGACTGGCCCAAATACCTTAGGTGAAGCAGCTGGCCACGGTGCCTCGGCAGCGGAAGCAACTAGACACAGTGCCACGCAAGCGGCCACCCGTAATGCCTCGGAAGCGGCCACTCATAATGCCTCAGCAAGCGTCACGACTGGCCCAAATACCTTAGGTGAAGCAACTGGCCACAATGCTTCAACAAGCGTCAGGACTGGCCCAAATACCTTAGGTGAAGCAAATGGCCACAGTGCCTCGGAAGCAACTGGCCACCATGCCTCGGCAGCGGAAGCAACTGGACACAGTGCCACGCAAGCGGCCACCCGTAATGCCTCGGAAGCAGCCACCCACAATGCCTCAGCAAGTGTCACGACTGGCCCAAATACCTTAGGGGAAGCAACTGGCCACAATGCTTCATCAAAATTCACGATTGGCACAAATGCCTTGGGTGAAGTATCCGACTCCCGTTCCTCAGCAGAAGCAGCAACCCATAATGCCTCAGCAAGTGTCACGACTGGCCCAAATACCGTAGCTGAAGCAATTGGCCACAGTGCTTCATCAAGCGCCACGACTAGCCCAAATACCTTAGGTGAAGCAACCGGCCACTTTGCCTCATCAAGTGCGGAATCTGGTTCAAAagcctcggcaggagccacaggtgcccttgcctcggcaggagccacaggggcccttgcctcggcaggagccacaggcgcccttgcctcggcaggagccacaggcgcccttgcctcggcaggagccacaggcgcccttgcctcggcaggagccacaggcgcccttgcctcggcaggagccacaggcgcccttgcctcggcaggagccacaggcgcccttgcctcggcaggagccacaggcgcccttgcctcggcaggagccacaggcgcccttgcctcggcaggagccacaggcgcccttgcctcggcaggagccacaggcgcccttgcctcggcaggagccacaggcgcccttgcctcggcaggagccacaggcgcccttgcctcggcaggagccacaggcgcccttgcctcggcaggagccacaggccaccttgcctcggcaggagccacaggccaccttgcctcggcaggagccacaggccTTGAACAGGAGGGCCAACTCCTCAAGCAACATGGATTTTAG
- the LOC139544551 gene encoding target of Myb1 membrane trafficking protein-like isoform X4 codes for MLTERATSAALHSEDWALNMEICDIINETDEGPKDAVKAIKKRIVGNRSFREIMLALTVLEACVKNCGHRFHVLVASQDFVEGVLVRAILPKNNPPTTLHDRVLSLIQAWADAFRSSPSLGGVVCVYEDLRRRGLEFPMTDLDALSPIHTPLRSIPENDSSVTVPAPPPQSQTPRGPAAPAASSPTQAALTAVPPQLSDGPISISPEQAQKLRVDLALVRGNLTVMTEMLNQLTPGQNQQEDSELLQQLYQVCREMQSRVVELIPRLVDEGLIEELLVVNDDLNNAFIRYDRFDRLNKAQRTATEQTPARANLIDLSPVPQSLSQPATTSVAASQPAFSAPSNQWQAANHSAPEEDEFDMFAQTRGSSLADQRKSMRYEDPGAVEGLAGALDTRLQVTGAIPSSKPSPKNSTLEDVDRWLSADTETQPEAGDREGLTSEEFDKFLEERAKVADHIPSTRSLPPVSSRPPPQSARPQESSHDQLFSL; via the exons ATGTTGACAGAACGAGCCACCAGCGCCGCGCTGCATTCAGAAGACTGGGCCCTTAACATGGAGATATGTGACATCATCAACGAGACAGACGAAGG ACCCAAAGATGCAGTCAAAGCCATAAAGAAGAGGATTGTTGGTAATAGGAGCTTCAGGGAGATCATGTTGGCTTTGACA GTTCTGGAGGCATGTGTAAAGAACTGTGGCCACCGGTTCCATGTTCTAGTGGCGTCCCAGGACTTTGTGGAGGGGGTTCTGGTCCGAGCCATCCTGCCCAAGAACAACCCTCCCACCACCCTGCACGACCGGGTGCTGAGCCTCATACAG gcgTGGGCCGATGCGTTCCGTAGCTCTCCCTCTCTGGGAGGTGTGGTCTGTGTGTACGAGGATCTGAGGAGGCGGGGCCTGGAGTTCCCTATGACCGACCTGGACGCCCTCTCCCCCATCCACACCCCCCTCAGG AGCATTCCAGAGAACGACTCCTCTGTTACAGTGCCAGCTCCACCACCTCAGAGTCAGACTCCCCGTGGCCCTGCTGCCCCTGCTGCCTCGTCCCCTACCCAGGCTGCATTGACTGCTGTGCCCCCACAACTCAGCGATGGacccatctccatctctcctgaACAG GCCCAGAAGCTGAGAGTTGACCTGGCTCTGGTCAGGGGGAACCTGACTGTGATGACTGAGATGTTGAACCAGTTGACGCCTGGACAGAACCAGCAGGAGGACTCTGAGCTACTGcag CAGTTGTACCAGGTGTGTAGGGAGATGCAGAGCCGTGTGGTGGAGCTGATCCCCAGGCTGGTGGACGAGGGCCTCATAGAGGAGCTGCTGGTCGTCAACGATGACTTAAACAATGCCTTCATCCGCTACGACAG GTTTGACAGACTCAATAAGGCCCAGAGAACAGCTACAGAGCAG ACTCCTGCCAGGGCCAACCTCATTGACCTCAGCCCTGTGCCCCAGTCCCTCAGCCAACCAGCAACCACCTCTGTGGCCGCCAGCCAACCCGCATTCAGCGCTCCCTCCAATCAGTGGCAGGCAGCCAACCACA GTGCACCAGAGGAGGACGAGTTTGACATGTTTGCCCAGACCAGGGGCAGCTCTCTGGCCGATCAGAGGAAGAG TATGCGGTACGAGGACCCAGGAGCAGTGGAAGGACTGGCTGGAGCCCTGGACACCAGGTTACAGGTCACTGGAGCG atTCCTTCGTCTAAGCCTAGCCCTAAGAACTCCACCCTGGAAGACGTTGACAGATGGCTGTCTGCGGACACAGAAACG CAACCAGAGGCTGGGGACAGGGAAGGTCTGACCAGTGAGG agtTTGACAAGTTTCTGGAGGAAAGGGCGAAGGTGGCCGACCACATTCCCTCAACACGCAGCCTGCCCCCCGTCTCGTCCAGGCCCCCGCCACAATCTGCCCGGCCACAGGAGAGCTCCCATGACCAGCTTTTCTCACTCTGA